The genomic DNA TACGGCGCTGCCGGGCACGGCCGGTGACCCGCTGACGCCAGCCCTGGTAGACGCGGTAGGCGAGGTCACGGTGACGGCGGTTGCGCTTCAGCCTCCGCTTCTGCGCCGCGCCGGGTTCCACGATCGTCGCCACGAGGTCGAGCTCCGAGGCCAGGAGCAGGCGGAGGTAGGCGTGCTGGGGGTCGTCGGACGTGAGCAGCAGGACCCGCAGACGGCTGCCGTCCGGCGTGGCACGGATGGTCCAGTCCTCGTTGTTGATCTCCATCTGTGTCTCCCTCTCAGGTCGTGACCGTGTCGGCGGCGACGTCTGCACCGAGAGCGCGGCGTGTACGCAACGGGTGGTAGAGCGTGTGCATGGGGTGATGCCGTCCGCGCAGCGCGTCGAGCACCGCCTCCGCGATGACCGGTGCCTGGGCGAATCCGCCGGTGTTGTGGCCGCCGGTGACGACGAAGGTGCCGTTGGCGGCCGGAGCCGTACCGAACAGACCCAGGTTGGAGGCCGTCCACGGCCGGACGCAGTACGTCTGTGTCCCGCGCAGGCCCGCCCTGCCACCGATGCTCTCGTAGGTGCGGGGGAAGAGCCGCCGCACGGTGTCCGCCACCGCGGTGTGCAAGCTTCTCAGCTTGCGCTCGTCGATGTTGCCGGGGTCCGCGCCGGTCCAGCCGTAGCCGGAGCCGATCATGAGTACCGGTTCACCCGAGGCGTTCCGTCCGACGGTGACATTGGCGTCCTCGGTGATGTGGCCCCGCCGGGCGACCTTGAGGGAGTTGGCGAGGGCGGGCTCCAGGTTCGGGATGGTCGCCCAGCAGCCGAGGACGCCGTGGATCTGGCCCGCGAAAGGGGTGTCCAGCAGAAGGGAACCGCCGTCGACCCCGGGGGAGACCACGTAGTGGTCGCAGGAGAGGACCCCGTCGGCCCCGCTGACGCCTGCGACACGGTCACTCGCGTCCCGCAGGAGACGTTCGGCGCGCAGACCGAAGCGCAGGTCGGCTCCGCCGGATGCGAGGGAGTCGAGCAACCGGCCCATGAAGTCATGCACGTTGACCGTGAAGCCCCGGACGAGAATGCCGCCGGCGAACGCGTCGGGTGCGGCGTCCCGAAGGGCGGGAAACTCTTCGCGGATCTGCGGCGAGCCATAGCGGCCGAGGGTTGCTCCGACGGCGTCCTGCCGCAGCGCGGCGGCGTCGAGGTGCTGGGCGTTCTCGTACAGACGGAGGATGTCGTGGCGCAGCTGGACGTCGTCCAGGAGGTGGGGCCGGGATTTCGGCCAGGACCGCCACAGCTCGCCGCTGCGCCGGTTGAGGCCGAGGATGTCCCGGCTGTAGCCGTGGGCGAGCCAGGGCGGAACGCTCTTGAAGTCCCGGATCCACCGCTGGTCGGCCTCGGACGCGGCGGTGTCCGGACGGACGTCCCAGCCGAGCCGCGCGGGCGGACGGTCGAAGACGAGATTGCTCTCCGTGTCGGTGGTGCTCTTGGCGTGGTACTCGTCCATCTCGGTGAGGGTGAACATACGGGCGTTGCCGCCGCCCCGGGAGGCTCCGTACCTGTGCCAGGGCTTGTTGTCGCGCGGATCCGGGCAGGCATCGACGACGGTGACCTGGAATCCGTTCTCCATCAGATGGTGGGCGGTCACCAGGTTGGTGACACCGGCACCGACGAGCAGGACCGTCTCCCTTATCCCCTGGTGCCCGGCGACGGGGGCGGGCCGGTGGCCGCGGGACGCGCGATCGGCCGCGACGAGCTGCTCCTGCAGGAACCGTTCGGCGAGCGCGATCGCCGAGAAGAGCGCGCTCTCTTCGCCGTGGCTCCTGGGGTGGGAGCACACGAGGACGGGGATGCCGAAAGGAAGCTCCCGCCGAGGTTTCGCCGGATGCATGGAGGGCAGCCGAGGAGTCCTACCCGCCCGTTGGGAGGACTCCAGACGTACTAAGGCCACACGATCAGCGGGCATCGTGTGGCGCCAATGGCGCAGGGCTTTCACTC from Streptomyces sp. NBC_00654 includes the following:
- a CDS encoding FAD-binding oxidoreductase encodes the protein MHPAKPRRELPFGIPVLVCSHPRSHGEESALFSAIALAERFLQEQLVAADRASRGHRPAPVAGHQGIRETVLLVGAGVTNLVTAHHLMENGFQVTVVDACPDPRDNKPWHRYGASRGGGNARMFTLTEMDEYHAKSTTDTESNLVFDRPPARLGWDVRPDTAASEADQRWIRDFKSVPPWLAHGYSRDILGLNRRSGELWRSWPKSRPHLLDDVQLRHDILRLYENAQHLDAAALRQDAVGATLGRYGSPQIREEFPALRDAAPDAFAGGILVRGFTVNVHDFMGRLLDSLASGGADLRFGLRAERLLRDASDRVAGVSGADGVLSCDHYVVSPGVDGGSLLLDTPFAGQIHGVLGCWATIPNLEPALANSLKVARRGHITEDANVTVGRNASGEPVLMIGSGYGWTGADPGNIDERKLRSLHTAVADTVRRLFPRTYESIGGRAGLRGTQTYCVRPWTASNLGLFGTAPAANGTFVVTGGHNTGGFAQAPVIAEAVLDALRGRHHPMHTLYHPLRTRRALGADVAADTVTT